TGTATatcaaatacatataaatatatattataagaaatttttatgaaatttacaagtgatcttaaataactataatatacatgattataaaagaaaaaaaattagactgaAAAATTCTCTTGAATGCCAGAATTGATAGGTTCTACCAAAACACTCATTTAGGAGGTGTACTATAGACTTATCTCATATTATATACTATCATtggtttaaaattaaaatatttttctaattcaattAAACCAATCACATATTCTgatattgttatatttttaaattctgtGCCAATCATAAAttcaatatttaaaatttaaaaacagtTTACAGATATTGAACCAATCCGCAAAGTGCAGATATCCGCACTTGCGCGTactggattggattgaaaaatctaaaatccgcacttgtgcggattggatgttatttgacctcaaaaagtaaccgatccaatccaatccgcacttaattatatatatatatattttaaaaattataatatataatatatattaattttctattaatattaaaaaaaaacacaaacttcTATATTTCTTAAtgtttttagtaatatattgagttggtgtattttatttgttttataataaaaaacaccaaaaaaattattctacacataaatttaaatatatatactaacttatttattttagtaatgaatgcatatatattttagtgcaAATTTAAAGATGAGTACATATATAttgacatatatgtatattggtttgatttatatataaatgtagatggaaataaattattattggagattaaaaaacaatagtcttttttttatttttttttctatgaaatattaaataatttatcataaaaaaaaaaaacaaccgatccaaaataaccgatccaatccgcactattgcggattggatttgaCTGGATTTAAACtattatgcggatcggattggatttaaactattatgcggatcggattggatccaaaatatgaaatccgcacttagtgcggattggatgttgtttgaccaaaaaagtgcggattggatcggatgaacacccctagctcAGCGTATTATattgtaccattttaaaaaatacaaagtttgaattattatttaacaaaacaaatagTTGAATTTATAACTTTCACAAAATAAatgatctaaaattttattttccctTTTTTATTTGATGTAATTTAGTtgatgttttgttattttaagaggaaattataaattttataagtttttatactttttgtgcaaaaatatggttttttttttcaaaaaggtTATTTATGGGAAAATTGTAGaaaaagctaaaaaaaatagggaaattttatttacaccccaaaaatttctaaaggcaccccattttaataatttttattttatataaaatttaagtcTTTAATTGTACTAAATTTCTTTAACTCTTCtttcaattcatattcttaaaaaatatacttatcaaataaaaataaattatataaattttaaatattaaaaagattaaaataaaaattacataaaattttccaaaaaaaaaataaaaaatatatatccataagttagaaaaaattataaaaataaaatcaaaataattattgaaattaatataaaataatacgaggaaaaaagttaaaaaaatattaagagtaattttaaaaaattatataagtttatatattttttcttatggagtgcaaatagaactcccctaaaaaatatataaaaatcagGTAAGGATAACAAATTACCATGAGGAGGTAACGAGGTACCTTATTCtatctctctcatttttttaactttattctaaaattttctcataaaataacttttttaaatatatattagcaAACTTGTACTTTAAAAACCAATAAAAAAAACCCCTTTTTTTTAGTTACTTTTGTGTTCTTAGtcttacactttttttttttctgagtaaatttattttttattataaaatttgtattttttttaaaaaatagtaaaactaaaaaaaaaaaaatacgactataaaaatatatatataaaaaaaatttaattatgaacAAATTCATAAAAATAACCTATAATCATCATCGTATAATTTTTGGCCCTATTCTCTCTTTTTTCCCCCTTTTATCTTTTGGACAATAAAACCCTaaatctctctttctttcttttttcttttttctcttttgcACTTTTTTATTTGGTTTCTATGGATGAGCAGTGTTTTACATAATTATCATCAACAACATTTGAAATAGAGCATTcgttaatttcataaaaaaataaaaataataattccaTATTCAACCAAACTATAtctctgaaaataaaatttcatttaAATTAGTTGAAAAGATATATAATAgtattattaattgaaagaaGAAACGTACCTCTCCCATAAAAAATGGGAATATACTGGTGCTTGGTGACGAATCTAATGATGATGAAGTAGCCAAATTTTGATCCCACTCAACCTTACAGAATTGAATTAATTTTGGTAATCTTTTTAGAACCAATTTCTGTAGTTTGAGAAACTCAATCTTCTGGTGGTTGCCATTTTCTCTTCTATGGAAAACAATGTTCTCCATCATATCACAAGACTCTACTTCCATTTTTTCAAGCTGTCCAGCAATAGTTGAGATTGGAAATAGACTTTTCAGTGTGTGACATTCACGTACTTTCACCTTTTTTAATTTACTAAATGAGCCTGCTACCAATTCTCCAGCATACATCTTTTGCAGGTTTGGCAGTCTTGTGAGTGTCAAATTCTTCAAGTTTTGAAAAACGAGATGATTGCACTCCATCAAGTATCTAACATTAGAAGCATCATGTAATTCAAAGACCTCTAATTCGGGGAAACTATCAGCATTTGATACGTAAATATCAATGGTGACATCTTCACATCCTCTCAACTGCAATACTTGGCATTCTTTCATAAGCTTATCAAAACCACATTCTTTTATCAAATTAGCATTGTGAAGCTCCAACATGAAGGCTCTTGGATATGATTCGAAGTTGTAATGAAAGAAATAGTCAGGTTCACTACTTACAGTTATGTGATACCTCTTGATGTTTCTAGAGATGAAATCTTTTGACAAACAAGTATCATTTTGGATTTCCAAATATAATGTGTTCAGCCGGGGCAAATTCTTTAGCTCTGCAAGACTGACATTACTTCTTTCACTGCTGACTTTTTCAACCTCCCATGCTATCTTCACATCTCTCATGTTCAACTCTTCTAAATTTTTCAAGCTTGAGATAACATCAGGTTCAATCACCTTAAGATCTTTGCAATCATTCAAATTTAACAATTGTAGATGAGTTAGCTGACCCACCTGTTTTGACAATGATTTAAATCTAGACCGTGAAAGATCTAGAcattttaatttcttgaaactTCCGAGAAATGTTGTGTCTTCTAAGTCACAATAGTTTAGACAAAGAGTTTCGAGACTCTCAAGTAGACAACTAAAGGATGAAGGTGGTGAGTGCAGATCAACATTTGTTAACTTCAGAACTCTTAGTATTTTTGTGTCTTCAAAAAAGCTATCCATAAGGCATTTTTCATCTCTAAAGTCATCAATGAATGAAACAAGTTCTGGGCATGCCAATTTGTCAGGAAGCTTCTCTGTAAAATCATTACGTAACGAAATTGCAACAACATCTTTGAGGTCACCTTTAGGCAATTCTCCATTCTTTGCATACTTAGACAGAGGAAACCAATTCCTTTCCGAGGTAACTGATTTGAGAGCATCACGAACTACATCATGAACTTTGACCCAGTGATATCGAATGTGATTGCTTCTTACATCACTAGGCAACAATAGATAATTTTCTCTCAATGTATCTATTAGGGTGTGCAGATTGTCTCTTGCATTCTGCAATGTGTTGCCATGCTTTAACAAGGGCCAACCCACACTGTACATTAACAAATGATTGTCAGATATGAGTTGATCTTCTGAAAATATAGTGCAAAGCAATAGTAGTGATTTGGCCTCCTCGCTATCCAAAAATTGGTAGCTGAGCTTTATACGCTGAAACACTAACTTCACTTCATCACCAACATTTTCCGGGTCTGctattttcattttttctaAGAAAGTCCTCCATCTATATGCAGGTTTTCTTCTTAATGCAGATGCAACTACATTAATAATAAGCGGAAGTCCTCCACATTCTGAAACCAATTCCTTTGAGAGGTCTTCGCGTTCTTCATCAAGTGTTTCGCCAACAACTCTGTGAAATAACTCCTTTGCTTCACCCTCTTTCAAAAGACCGAGAGCAAACTCACTTGTAGAAGTAGAAACGTATAAACCTTGACGTCTTGAAGTGAATAAAATCTTGCACCCGTTTTGATTATTGCTAAAGTGTATTCCAATTTCAAACAGATTTATTTCCTTCCAAATATCATCAAGAATAATCAAAACCTTCACTTGTTTACTTAACTCTTGGCGAAGCTTATCTGCTTTTATGGGTTCGGTCTCAACAGTGTCGAATTTAAAACCAAGATGATTTGCTATTTCAcattgaatttttgaaaaatcagGAGTTTGAGAAACAGCACTATCCATCACCTTATCAAACAGATTCACTTCTTTTGCTTGTCGAGCTATTGCTTTTGCAAGTGTGGTTTTGCCGATGCCACCCATTCCACACAGCCCAATCATCTGAACAGTGGGATCTTTGAGTGCATTCATCACATCTTCCAAAATTCTTCTTCTTCCCTCAAAGGCCATGTAATCTTTGTCTAAATAAGGAGAAGGATAAGAAATGCGACCATTAAAATTCACGTAACGTTCGATTAAACcatctattttatttttgatctgTAGAAATATGTCCTCATCAATAGTTGCTTTTGGATGGAATGTGAAATAACAATAGTTTTGGCTTGCATGCTCTGCCTCTTCACGCTTTTCAAAGATATTATTCTGTGTTTCGTGGAGCCAATCGATAACCTCTTTATGAATTTGTTCTTGTTTTTGTTTCTTCGACTCAACATCCTTTGACAATTCATTTCTGTATTTGTGCAATGTTTCTAGCTGTTCATTCAATTGCTTTACATTCCTTCTGTGAGTTGCACAGTGACAAAGTCGATTCACATGTCTCACGCACCGGTAGATTTGATCTTTGATTAATTCACCCACGACCGCCCCACAAATCGATGAAACAGGATCACACATTATAGCCTATACTTGTTTGCTTCTTTCTTTATCTTCTTGTTTTCCTGATTAtacaaaaattatatgtattaagCTAATCTTTTCTAGccaaatgccaaaataaaatcAGGTTTAAACTTGACTGATTAGATTTGTAAACATATTTCTATGAAAATGTTCTCAAATGAATTTATGTTtggataaaaaaataaagtaaaatgggAGAAGTGAAAATTGTAACAAAAACATAATTCTCTGATGCGTTTGAATCAGATTATAGTATTCTGCTCTAATGCGCAtagatattaattaatattttttattaaaactataaaaaataacaattttattattaattttatataaaaaaaatataaatggtttATAATTTAATACTATACATAgatatattaacaaaataataaaaatgacaaaaagttaataaaaaatttaaaatttaatacataGATATATTAACAGAAAATTTATGCTAGCAACGTTAAGTGCTCAAGCAATAATACTATAGGCGGACTTAAGAGTGTTGAAGGAGGGCTAAAGCCCACCTTAAGATTTGATAatgtattaatatataattgttGGTTGCACATataggggtgtgcataaatcgatccaatccaatgagaaccgaccgatccaattacaaccgaccgccaaacattggatatccaattgtgatcggatcggattggatgttatttttaaatatccaattggatcggatcggatggtggatgaggtgtctaaaaatccaatacatccaacatccaatcgaactaattagtattttcatttagtttggatgagtaattagattttatattgttatacatcaaatctatatgtatatatgaaaattaacattaaagtcttattgttttggatttttttCAATGTATAACTAAGCctactttaaaattaaattgggGATCCGCCACTAAATAATACTAATGTAATTTTaccttatatattaatttataataaatcataataaaataaataataaatattaattattgaattaaaagaatatttagtatgtttagttttttttgaaaaaatattctgactatttaattaattttatgaaatcgtttatttaatttttttttaataaacatatgatattataaataataaagatatatattggtaaaaaatatatagaattatTATAGATATAAAACATATTTATAACTTGCAAAATTATTTGTacggttatttttttttcttaattttaattaaacatatataattatcaAGACAttgttgtttattatttttattaaatatttgttaaaataaatcatactaaaatagataataaacatgtatactataataaaaaaaatagtatgtttattatatatcaaactatttattatttatttaattttattttgaaacatgtttatttatatttaaaaaacaacttatatttgtaataaattatatattttctaataattatattataaaataaacataaatttataataaatcatattaaaatagatcataaacatttatattataattaaataaatatttagtatgtttattatataaaataatttttttatttaaatgacatattatattattattaaaaaaattccaaaacATTACTATAATAAGCCTActacattattatattattaatataattcttctaaataaaaaatgtaGTATAATGTTGATTTGGGTTTAATTGAGATTTTATTCTTTATTGAGTAAGAAAACATTTTTGAAAATCACTAACATGATTAGAATCATGTCCACATATTTAATATCAATGTGAATatttattgtattgtattacaattctaaaaatatttattgttaAGGATagtgttatatatatttatagtaaatTTACTCATTAAttcataataatatttaatgatcaatttgtatagttttatgtaaatatgtcttcaaatgtatacattttaaaaattatttttttgacatattttttgtaattatgttatttttattgtacaattataaaaaaaaaaaaaaaaccctaaaaaataaTGTTGTTAGATTATTTCCAATGAGAGAGGTAAAAGATGTATTCGATGCAAAaagtaattttgtaataaatttgcATCAAATTATAGTATTGTGTTTTAATGTACAATTGTAAAACTTGATGCAaaagtatttaattaatatttttattaaaaatataaaaaaaaataatttaattattattttactatgtaaaacaattaaaaaaatatataaatagttcATAATTT
This Cannabis sativa cultivar Pink pepper isolate KNU-18-1 chromosome 6, ASM2916894v1, whole genome shotgun sequence DNA region includes the following protein-coding sequences:
- the LOC133038992 gene encoding disease resistance protein At4g27190-like; protein product: MCDPVSSICGAVVGELIKDQIYRCVRHVNRLCHCATHRRNVKQLNEQLETLHKYRNELSKDVESKKQKQEQIHKEVIDWLHETQNNIFEKREEAEHASQNYCYFTFHPKATIDEDIFLQIKNKIDGLIERYVNFNGRISYPSPYLDKDYMAFEGRRRILEDVMNALKDPTVQMIGLCGMGGIGKTTLAKAIARQAKEVNLFDKVMDSAVSQTPDFSKIQCEIANHLGFKFDTVETEPIKADKLRQELSKQVKVLIILDDIWKEINLFEIGIHFSNNQNGCKILFTSRRQGLYVSTSTSEFALGLLKEGEAKELFHRVVGETLDEEREDLSKELVSECGGLPLIINVVASALRRKPAYRWRTFLEKMKIADPENVGDEVKLVFQRIKLSYQFLDSEEAKSLLLLCTIFSEDQLISDNHLLMYSVGWPLLKHGNTLQNARDNLHTLIDTLRENYLLLPSDVRSNHIRYHWVKVHDVVRDALKSVTSERNWFPLSKYAKNGELPKGDLKDVVAISLRNDFTEKLPDKLACPELVSFIDDFRDEKCLMDSFFEDTKILRVLKLTNVDLHSPPSSFSCLLESLETLCLNYCDLEDTTFLGSFKKLKCLDLSRSRFKSLSKQVGQLTHLQLLNLNDCKDLKVIEPDVISSLKNLEELNMRDVKIAWEVEKVSSERSNVSLAELKNLPRLNTLYLEIQNDTCLSKDFISRNIKRYHITVSSEPDYFFHYNFESYPRAFMLELHNANLIKECGFDKLMKECQVLQLRGCEDVTIDIYVSNADSFPELEVFELHDASNVRYLMECNHLVFQNLKNLTLTRLPNLQKMYAGELVAGSFSKLKKVKVRECHTLKSLFPISTIAGQLEKMEVESCDMMENIVFHRRENGNHQKIEFLKLQKLVLKRLPKLIQFCKVEWDQNLATSSSLDSSPSTSIFPFFMGEVVSFPILEKLKLYNLDSVEMIWPAKLQDASYMQNLKDLTVYECHKLKYLFSSAVARSFIQLTKLTVNYCENMEEIVVIKEEGGEEEGSSNDTISFPKLEKIELEYLKNLKRFSGGKHSQMECEGLMKRSCRNEFEEAKLQPFFNQKVVLFPVLERVELRTLNSVEMIWADELEEVSYMQNLKDLTVIGCSKLKYVFPCAMERRLVQLRNLKIWHCDNMEGILVIKEGGSVMEELHLINHHHPTMALERLVIERCRKVKMMKSWRSREVVEGEDHTFNENKVVVPNLEEVSLKWMFMPSSMSFQNLREICISVHDAMINLMNSSTARSLVQLQCMSISKCKEMRQVIVDEEEAGENVMVFPKLKALALHRLPNLKSFNCGNSEIQFPNLEKVIVSECPHMENFSSGNVITSKLDKIITKLKLGYLINVMDEEGIEEVWKGDLKTSVRMIWEENKQLERATNEEHATSTSSSK